Within the Beduinella massiliensis genome, the region AGCTCGATCAGATTCCCGAAAGCACGCTGCCGGCGCGCACCGTTCCCGTGGACGCCAGCTGGCTCGACAACGCGCTGCTCACGGATACGGGCGTCGCGATCGCCCTGACGCGCGGCGATTACCTGCCCGAAGCCATGGGCATGCAGCTCATCGAACTTCCCTACGCGCAAGTTGAACCGTACCTGCGCATACCCATGCCGCAGCAAATCGTGCAGCCGCACCTGACGCCGCGCCCCGGCACGGCGCAGCCCGGCACGCGGGTGATCGACCCCTCGCGTCCCGTCGTCGCGCTCACGTTTGACGACGGGCCCAGCGAGTATACCGAGGGCATCCTTGAACTGCTCACCGCCTATGACGGCGCCGCGACGTTCTGCGTCGTGGGCAACCGCGTCTCCAACTATGAGGATCAAATTCGCGCCATCGCCGCGCAGGGGAGCGAAATCGCCACGCACACCTGGAGCCACAAGAAGCTGACGACCCTTTCCGCATCGGAAATGGAGCGGCAGATCATGCAGGCGGTCGAATCTGTGCAGAAAATTGTGGACGTGCCCGTCCGCTTCATCCGTCCTCCCTATGGTTCGGTGAACGACGATGTGCGCGCGGTGGCCCGGCGGCTCGGCATGCCGATCGCCGAGTGGTCCATCGACACGGAGGACTGGCGCACCCTCAGCGCGCGCAAGACGGAAAAAGCCATTTTGGATAACGTCAAAAACGGCAGCATCGTCCTCATGCACGACATCCACGCGCCGACAGCCGAGGCGATGAAGCGCGTCATCCCCGAGCTGTCAAGGCGCGGCTATCAGCTCGTGACGCTTTCGGAGCTCTTTTCTCTCCGCGAAGGCGACGCGCAGGCCGGCGTCGTCTATAGCCATCTGGACCCCAAGAAGATCAAAACGACGCCCTGAAGGCTTGGCGGTCGCGGCGCATGATGCGCCTCGGCCGCTTTTTGCTCGTTTCTTCTTTTGCACCGCTAAAAACCGGGCTCTTTCTTGACGCCGCTCCACCCGCACAGTATAATGAAAATCATCTCGCGGCGAATCGCTGCGACGATTCCGTCTGAATGGAACAGACGACCTCATGGAGAGCGACCCTTTCGCCGCCTCCCCGCAAAGGATGAAGACGATATGTCGCTGAACGCGTATTGGGACCCGATCAAAACCGCGCTGATCCTTTTCCCCCTGATCGCAGCGCTGTTCACGCTGCCCTACGTCATCGTGCAATACCGGCGCTATGGCGCACTGCTGGGTTTTCGCATCTTCATCGTGTATTCGTTTATCCTCTACCTGATGTGCGCGCTCTTTCTCGCGGTTCTGCCGCTCCCCGACCCGGAAAAGGTTCGCAGCATGACCGGACCAGTGGTTCAGCTCGTCCCATTTCAGGCAATCCTCGACATCGGCAAGACGAAGGGCTTCGACATATCAAGCCCCGGCACCTACGCGCTTGCGCTGCGCTCTCCGGCGCTGTTTCAGATAGCCGCCAACCTGATCATGTTCGTGCCGTTGGGCGCGTATTTGAAGTACTACTTTCGTTGCAGCCTGAAGAAAACCGCTTTACTCGGCTTCTGCTTCAGCCTGTTCATCGAAATCACGCAACTGACGGGCGATTTTTTTCTCTACCCGCGTCCCTACCGTCTCTTTGACGTGGACGACCTGATGATCAATACCCTGGGCGCGTGCGCCGGGTATTTGCTGGGGGCGCTGGGCGCGCGCGTGCTGCCCAGCGTGGAAGCGATGGACCGAAAGTCCTACAAAAAGGGCACGCGACCCTCGCTTACGCGCCGGTGCCTCGCCTATCTCATCGATTGGACGCTTATCCTGCTGATTGTGGCGATCCTGCCGGTACACATCGACCGCGAACCCGGGCGTTTCGTCGTAATTGTGCTCTGGTTCGTACTCATCCCCACGCTGTCCCGGGGCTATACGCCCGGCAAATGGGTGGTCAAGCTGCGCGTCGTCACCGACGGCGGCAGCGTCCCCTCCCTGCCTCGCTACGCGCTGCGCTACCTTTCGCTTTACTACATCTTTCTTCCCTCCGCTTCCTATGCGTTGGACGCCTTTGTCCTCGCCGGCAGCGAACCGGGGCTGCACATGATTCTCTCCTACTGCATAAGCGCTCTGTGCTTCGCCGTATTCGCCGCCTTTCTTTACTGCGTCGCGCTCTACGGCTTTACGCACCAAAGCCACCTGCCCCACGACAAGCTGAGCCGAACGGTCAACCAAAGCACGGTCGCACTTCCGAGCCGCCGAAGAAAAGCGCGGCAATTTACAAAGGCCTGATTTGTTTTTCATATCCGTGTGATATACTAAGGCGTATGATTGAAGCAGAATGGACGTGAAACGCCTTGATTCGTTATGAAGACATTCGCAGTAACCTGGAAATCAACGCCTATATCGACTCCGGAAACGCCATGTTAGGCGTGCTTGGCTACACCGAACACTCTCGCGCGCATGCCGCGAAGGTCGCGGAGGAGGGCGGCGCGATCTTGACGGCGCTGGGCTACCCGCCGCACGACATCGAGCTTTGCCGCATCGCGGGCTACATGCACGACATCGGCAACGCGGTCAACCGAACCGATCACGCGCACAGCGGCGCGCTGATGGCACGGGAAATCCTGAAGGGGCTTGGCATGGACTTCGCGGACATCGCCGCGGTCATGGCCGCCATCGGCAATCACGACGAAAAGACGGGCACCGCCGTCACGCCCATCTCCGCCGCGCTGATTCTTGCCGACAAGGCGGACGTGCGCCGCAGCCGTGTTCGCAACAAGGACATGTCGGCTTTCGACATCCACGACCGCGTCAACTACGCGGCCATTGCCTCAGAACTCGCAATCACCAAGGATACCGCGCACCTTAATATCACGCTGGACGAAAGCATCTGCTCCATGCTCGATTACTTTGAAATCTTCCTGCAGCGCATGCTGATGTGCAGGCGCGCCGCAGAACTGCTGGGCGTGCGCTTTAAGTTTACCGTCAACGGCAGCAAGGTCATTTAAAGTTCGACCGCGCGGGCGCGTCGGGCTTTCATTCGCACGAAGGAGGAACATACATGCACGTAACGCACATCGAAAGCACCGAACAGCGCCGTTGGGCGCAGGCCCCCATCGCCGCGCTCGATGAGGACGCCCTTACGCTCACCGGAGAGAGGCGCCAGAAGGTGCTCGGATTCGGCGGCTGTTTCAACGAGCTCGGATGGGAGGCGCTTCAAAAGGCTGCGCCAGCGGACCGGGATGCCTTTCTGGACGAGCTCTTCAGCGAAGGCGGCTGCGGCTTCAACTACGGCCGGGTGCCGATCGGCGCGAACGACTTCATCCTGGAGTGGTATAGCTGTGACGAAACGGACGGCGACTTCGCGCTCGATCACTTCACCATCGAGCGCGACAGGCAGTATACCCTGCCCTATGTGCGCGAGGCGCAGAAGCGCCAGCGCGACTTCACGCTCTTCGCCTCGCCCTGGAGCCCGCCGACCTGGATGAAGACGAAGCGCGCCTACAACTTTGGCAGGCTCCGCATGGAGGATGCGGTGCTTTCCGCCTACGCCGACTACTTTGTCCGCTTCGTCAAAGCCTACGCGGCGGAAGGCGTCCGCGTCTCGCAGGTGCACGTACAGAACGAGCCCATGGCGGATCAAAAGTTCCCCTCCTGCCTCTGGCGCGGCGAAGACATGCGTCGCTTTATCCGCGATTACCTGGGCCCGGCCATGGAAGCCTCTGGATTGGACACGGAAATCTGGCTGGGCACGATCAACGGCCCCTTTTCCGACTTCATGCTGCCTGGCAGCTCCGCCCCGTTCTCCGAATTCTACGACCAGTTCGCAGGCACGGTGCTCTCGGACGAGCGTGCCCGGCGCTACATCACGGGCGTAGGGCTGCAGTGGGGCGGCAAGCACGTCATGGAAGAGATCACCGCCAGCTATCCCGAGCTGCGCTACATGCAGACGGAAAGCGAATGCGGCGATGGGCGGAATACTTGGACGCACATGGAGTACATCTTCCGGCAGATGTGGTTTTACCTGCGCCACGGCGCCGAGCGCTATACCTATTGGAACATGGCGCTCCTGGAGGGCGGCGTGTCCACGTGGGGCTGGGCGCAGAACTCCCTGTGCACGATTTGCCCGCAGACGGGCGCGCTGACGCTGCAGCCCGAGTTTTACCTGATGAAGCACGCAGCGCACTTCGTGCGCCCGGGCGCGCGGATGCTCGTCACGCAGGGACACTGGACCAGCAACACCCTCGCCTTTGAAAACCCGGATGGCTCGCGCGTACTGCTCGTCGGCAGCAATATGGATAGGGAGCGAACCTTTTCATTCGAGGACGGAGACGTTCGCTTCTCCGCCCGCATTCCCGCGCACAGCCTGCACACGTTCTTGATCGAAGCGTAACAGCCGCAAAACAGGAAGGGGCCGTGGAGCAAAAAACTCCACGGCCCTTCCATGTCCGTCTTACAGCAGCTCTTCTTCCTCCAGCTGCTTCTGGCAGGCGTCCAGCGCGTCCTGCGCGCTCATGTCGTTCATCTCCATGGGCTTGAGGTACGAATCGATGATCTCCGCGACAGCCGCCTGCTCCTTCAGCGCGGGCGGCGTGGCCGCATAGTCCATGCTCTCGAACACGGCCTTGCGGTTGGCGGGCGGCGTAACCTCGAGGTACTGCGAAAGCATCGCCTGATCGGCGATCGTCGGCAGCTCCCAGCCCGCGTCGAGGCGCAGCTGCACGATGTCGTGGTCGGAGCCCATCGCATCGATAAAGCGCGCGGCAGCCTCCTTCTGCTTGCTGTCCACAGACACGCAGTTCACGTTGGCGAAGAAGTGCGTCGCCTTCTGCTGAATGCCCGGTTCCACGACGATGTCCCAGTCAAAAGCGCACTTTTCCGTAAAGGTCGGGAACGCCCAGATGCCGGTGTGGATCATCGCCAGCTTGCCCTCGGTGAAGAGGTCCCAGTCTCCGCGGCCCGCCATGGCTTCCGTGGTGGGCATGACCTTCGACACGCGCACGCGGTCGATCATCTGGCTGAGCACTTCCACGTTTTCAGGCGTGTTCAGGGTGAAGGCCGTCATGTCGCCGTTTAGCAGGCTGCCGCCGTTCGCCTTTGCGGTCTTATAAAATTCGTTGTAGGTAATGGGCTGGTAGATGCCCCAGACATCCTCTCCGCCGGCAGCGACGATCTTTTCCGCCGCAGCCTGCTCATCCGCCCAAGTCCATTCGTCCGTCGGATAGGCGATGCCCGCCTGATCGAAGAGCGCCTTGTTATAGAACATCACGACCGTGGAAAAGCTCATCGGCACGGCGTACAGCTTGCCGTCCTTGGAACAGGCCGCGAGCGTTCCCTCGCTGTAAGCGCTGCGATCCGCGATCAGGCCGGTCAGGTCCGCCGTCGCCCCGCGCAGCATGTAAGCGAGGAAGTTTTCCATGTTCATCTCGAATACATCCGGCGGGTTTCCGCCCGCGATCTGCGTGGCGAGCTGGGTGAAGTAGTCGTTAAAGCCGGTAAGCCGCACGTCGATCTTGATGTCCGGGTTCTTCTCCTCGAAGACGGCGATCATCTTCGCGAGCGTCTCCTCCTGCGCGCCCGCCGCAGAGAACGTCGCGTAGGTCAGGGTGACGGGCTCCTCCGCAAGCGCGGGCAGGATGCCCAGCG harbors:
- a CDS encoding HD domain-containing protein; protein product: MRYEDIRSNLEINAYIDSGNAMLGVLGYTEHSRAHAAKVAEEGGAILTALGYPPHDIELCRIAGYMHDIGNAVNRTDHAHSGALMAREILKGLGMDFADIAAVMAAIGNHDEKTGTAVTPISAALILADKADVRRSRVRNKDMSAFDIHDRVNYAAIASELAITKDTAHLNITLDESICSMLDYFEIFLQRMLMCRRAAELLGVRFKFTVNGSKVI
- a CDS encoding sugar ABC transporter substrate-binding protein produces the protein MKKAMALFLSLLLALGILPALAEEPVTLTYATFSAAGAQEETLAKMIAVFEEKNPDIKIDVRLTGFNDYFTQLATQIAGGNPPDVFEMNMENFLAYMLRGATADLTGLIADRSAYSEGTLAACSKDGKLYAVPMSFSTVVMFYNKALFDQAGIAYPTDEWTWADEQAAAEKIVAAGGEDVWGIYQPITYNEFYKTAKANGGSLLNGDMTAFTLNTPENVEVLSQMIDRVRVSKVMPTTEAMAGRGDWDLFTEGKLAMIHTGIWAFPTFTEKCAFDWDIVVEPGIQQKATHFFANVNCVSVDSKQKEAAARFIDAMGSDHDIVQLRLDAGWELPTIADQAMLSQYLEVTPPANRKAVFESMDYAATPPALKEQAAVAEIIDSYLKPMEMNDMSAQDALDACQKQLEEEELL
- a CDS encoding glycoside hydrolase family 30 beta sandwich domain-containing protein; translated protein: MHVTHIESTEQRRWAQAPIAALDEDALTLTGERRQKVLGFGGCFNELGWEALQKAAPADRDAFLDELFSEGGCGFNYGRVPIGANDFILEWYSCDETDGDFALDHFTIERDRQYTLPYVREAQKRQRDFTLFASPWSPPTWMKTKRAYNFGRLRMEDAVLSAYADYFVRFVKAYAAEGVRVSQVHVQNEPMADQKFPSCLWRGEDMRRFIRDYLGPAMEASGLDTEIWLGTINGPFSDFMLPGSSAPFSEFYDQFAGTVLSDERARRYITGVGLQWGGKHVMEEITASYPELRYMQTESECGDGRNTWTHMEYIFRQMWFYLRHGAERYTYWNMALLEGGVSTWGWAQNSLCTICPQTGALTLQPEFYLMKHAAHFVRPGARMLVTQGHWTSNTLAFENPDGSRVLLVGSNMDRERTFSFEDGDVRFSARIPAHSLHTFLIEA
- a CDS encoding divergent polysaccharide deacetylase family protein; amino-acid sequence: MPFSLRRLPTVLSILLCFCLLAASISARADDAVVDRGVEYANLRSAPSQDARVIARIANGSRLRVLDSDGEWVHVAFGPLEGYVHADMLEASGEAVLAPTAAPLSAPGNPYLFSIGDTPLTQQVGYGESLVDYQVHLSTSISYPVTGIPRMDEAISKWAKDIHAQLLSELEDLVYTNPAEDAESELTVHYSSYLTDRYVGVLEAGWYDSPFFARSLDILRAFNADLATGELIAGEDFFLPEHLPDVYALIEAKLDQIPESTLPARTVPVDASWLDNALLTDTGVAIALTRGDYLPEAMGMQLIELPYAQVEPYLRIPMPQQIVQPHLTPRPGTAQPGTRVIDPSRPVVALTFDDGPSEYTEGILELLTAYDGAATFCVVGNRVSNYEDQIRAIAAQGSEIATHTWSHKKLTTLSASEMERQIMQAVESVQKIVDVPVRFIRPPYGSVNDDVRAVARRLGMPIAEWSIDTEDWRTLSARKTEKAILDNVKNGSIVLMHDIHAPTAEAMKRVIPELSRRGYQLVTLSELFSLREGDAQAGVVYSHLDPKKIKTTP
- a CDS encoding VanZ family protein, whose protein sequence is MSLNAYWDPIKTALILFPLIAALFTLPYVIVQYRRYGALLGFRIFIVYSFILYLMCALFLAVLPLPDPEKVRSMTGPVVQLVPFQAILDIGKTKGFDISSPGTYALALRSPALFQIAANLIMFVPLGAYLKYYFRCSLKKTALLGFCFSLFIEITQLTGDFFLYPRPYRLFDVDDLMINTLGACAGYLLGALGARVLPSVEAMDRKSYKKGTRPSLTRRCLAYLIDWTLILLIVAILPVHIDREPGRFVVIVLWFVLIPTLSRGYTPGKWVVKLRVVTDGGSVPSLPRYALRYLSLYYIFLPSASYALDAFVLAGSEPGLHMILSYCISALCFAVFAAFLYCVALYGFTHQSHLPHDKLSRTVNQSTVALPSRRRKARQFTKA